Within the Marinobacter qingdaonensis genome, the region AAAGAATCTCAAGGCCCAACGCTTCGAGCGCTCCTGAGCCTAGCCGACGCTGGCGATTTCCTCCGCGGTCAGGGCCCGGTACTGGCCAGGCGCCAGTTCGGGGTCCAGGGCAATCGCCCCAATCGACAGCCGATGCAGACCGGTCACATGGTTGCCCACCGCTGCCAGCATGCGTTTGACCTGGTGGTAGCGTCCTTCCGAGATGGTTAGCTCGATCTGCCGCTCCGACACCACCCGTACCTGGGCCGGACGTGTCGGCGTCGGATCGTTGCGCAGCTCCACCCCCGCCTGCAAGTCCTGCACGGCCTGGTCAGCAAGGGCCTCACTCAGGGTCACCCGGTAGGTTTTCGGGCAGGCAATCCGGGGGGCCGTGACCCGGTGTGACCACTGGCCATCGGTGGTCAGCAAGAGCAAACCGGTGGTGTCGGCATCCAGTCGACCGGCGATGTGCAGGTCCCGGGTCAGTTCCGCCGGCAGCAAATCCAGGGCCGTGGGGTGATCGCTGTCCCGGGTCGCGCTGACCACGCCAGCGGGCTTGTTGAGCATCAGGTAACGGTCACCGGGCAGGGCGCAGCGCTGGTTGTCCAGCATCACCTCGGCGTTGTCGGCGATGTGGGTGTTGGCGAGCTTGCACACCTGGCCGTCGACTCGTACCCGGCCGGTGCCGATCGCCCGCTTGGCGTCCTTGCGCGACAACACCGTGCTGGCGGCAATGAACTGGTCCAGCCGGGGCATGGTCAGCAGCGCTGTCCGGGCGCCGGTGTGGCCAGGCTGGCCAGGCACAGCGCCGGGGTTGCGCCGGTCAGGCGGGACCACAGCAGTCCCAGGGCTTCCGGGTTGACCGGGGGCCGGGCGGTCCGTTCGCTGGTCACCGGTTGCAGCCGGCCGTTGCGTTCCTCGGCCAGGACAAAGGTGAACGGGTGGGCGCCGGGGATCCCCAGGCGGATGTCGGTGGCCATCACCTCGCCGTTGTTCAGGCGGTAGTTGAGAAAGCCCCGGGTAAACCAGTCCAGGCGTTGTGCTTCCGGAAACCCGGACACGGCCCGGGCCAGGTCCGGATCGCGGGGCAGAAACTCCAGGCTCAGGGGCGTGTCGCCCTCGAACACCCCGGTCACGATCTCGACGTGCTGGTCCTCGGTCAGTGCCGTTGCCCGCCACAGTACGGTGTTGAAGGGCATGGGCTGGACCAGGAGCCGGGGCGCCTCGAGTCCGGCCTCAACCAGCGCCGGCTTGATGCGCTCGGTGACCACCTGCTGGGCGCTGAGGGTCCAGCCCAGGTACAGGGTCGACAGGGCCAGACCGGTGACCAGTGCCCGCCGGGCCGGCGGCCGCACCAGGAACACGAGGCAGCCGACGATCAGTGGCAGGGTGTAGAGCGGATCGATGATGAAGATGCTGCTGAGCGCCACCGGCGGACCGAGCGGCCAGAACAGCTGGGTGCCATAGGTGGTGAAGGAATCCAGCAGCGGGTGGGTCACCAGGACCAGGGCCGTGAGGGTGAGCCAGCGCGGGAACGACAACTGGGGTCGCCAGCGCCAGAGCAGCCAGGCCAGCAGGACCGCCAGCGGCACCAGGATGAACAGCGAATGGCTGAAGCCCCGGTGCTGGGTGAAATTGGCCACCGCCGAACCATAGTCGATGATCACATCCAGGTCGGGCAGGGTGCCGAGACCGGCGCCGATCACCAGGGCGGTTCGGCCCAGGGTCTTACCGGCGACGGCGCCGGCCAGGGAGGCGCCGAGCGCCACTTGGGTAATCGAGTCCATGGTCGCTTACTGTCCGGGGCTCACGCCCAGCCGGTCGAGCACGCCCTCACCCGGGTAGCCATCGGCTACCAGGCCGGCGGAGGCCTGGAACTGGCGAATCGCCGAGCGGGTGCCCGGTCCCATGATGCCGTCGGGCTTGCCGCTGTCGTAGCCGCGCTGGTTCAGAGTCTGCTGCAATTGCAGAATCGCGGCGCGGGACAGCGCCGGTACGTCCTCGGGTGGCGGATTCTGCAAGCCGCCGGCGCCGGCCACCCGGTCGGCCAGGTGGCCCACGGCGATGGCGTAGAATTCCGACCGGTTCCAGCCCATGATCACCTTGAAATTGTCGTAGGCCAGGAAGGCCGGCCCCTGGTGCCCGGCCGGGACCACCAGCGCGGCGTCAATGGGTTCGTCCGCCAGTTCTTTGCCAAAGGCATCGGTGATGCCCAGCTCCCGCCACTCGCTCAGGGGCAGGCGCCGGCCGTCTGCCAGGGCGTAATTGAAACCGTCCGGCAGCAGCACCTCCCGGCCCCAGCGGTAATCCGGGTCCCAGCCCATGGATTCCAGGAACTTGCCCGCCGACATCATGGCGTCCGGCAGGCTGTTCCACAGGTCACGGCGGCCATCGCCGTCGGCGTCCACTGCGTGTTTCAGGAACACCGTGGGCATGAACTGGACGTGGCCCATGGCGCCGGCCCAGGAGCCTTCCATCTGGTCGGCGGGAATGGCGCCTTCATCAATGATGCGCAGGGCGGCAACCAGCTGCTCGGTGAAGAACCCGCTGCGGCGCGGGTCGCAGGCCAGGGTGGTCAGGGCGCTGGGCACCGACATCTTGCCGAAGTAACTGCCAAAGTTGGTTTCCAGGCCCCAGAAGGCAACCAGGTAGGGGGCGGGCACCCCGGTTTCGGCGGTGACCCGGGCCAGCAGCTCCTCATGCTGCTGCAGCAACGCCCGACCCATGAAAATGCGCGGGATGTTGACGCGGCGATTGAGGTAGTCGGCGAAGGTGGTGGTGAATTCCGGCTGACGCCGGTCCAGCTCGATGACCCGGTCCAGATGCTCGACACTGGCCATCACGGTGCTGGCGGTCTCGGCGCTGACGCCGGCGTTGACGGCGCGCTCCTGCAGCCGGATCTTGCACTCCTGGAACGCCTCGCTGTCGGTGGTCGCAGCGGACTCTTGCGCCAGGACGGGCAGCGACAGCGTGGTCAGCAGGCAGGTGAACGACAGGCGGAAGGCAGTGCTCCGACGGGGCAGAATCCATGCAAATCTAGTCAGCACGCAGAACCTCGGTACGGTAACGGTGGTGTGAAAATCCCGGAGCCCATGGTAGCGCGTTTTGTCGCGGCAGAAATACCGTCTCGGGCCATCCCGAGTGACAATTGTTTAACCTCCAGGTTCCGCATCACCCTGATGTTTGCCGGAATTGTGGTCTTTTTGTAGTCGCGGGGTTTCCGGTCCGGGCCTTTGTTTTATAGTGGGGCAAAAAACAACACGGCACAGAAGATGCCAGACCTTCACAAGGGCTGAGACATGGCAACGCTGAAAGCGCTGGTGGTGGATGACGCCAGCTTTGTACGGGATCTGGTGAAGCGCACCGTGCGCCAGCGCTTCCCGGTGATTGAAACGACCGACGCCCAGAATGGCCGGCGCGCCCAGTCGCTGATGTCGCGGACTGCCTTCGACCTGGTGCTGTGCGACTGGGAGATGCCGGAAATGTCCGGGCTGGAACTGCTGCGCTGGATGCGTCAGCAACCCCAGTACCAGAAGGTGCCTTTCATCATGATCACCAGCCGGGGCGACAAGGACCACGTCATTGAAGCGGTTCAGGAGGGGGTCTCGGAATACCTGGGCAAGCCCTTCAGCCCCGAGGGTCTGAGCAAGAAAATCATCAAGGTGATGGGGGCTCGGCTCAAGCAGGCCATGGATCGCAGTGGCAAGTCCCTGGCCAGCCCGGCGGAGGCGTTCAAGGAGTCGGCGGCGCTGCTGACCCAGAAGCGCGAGCCGGCCGCAGAGCCCAGCGCCCGTCCGGAACCGGCCTCGCCAGGGGTGGCCAGGGCCGCCAAACCGGCGCGGTCGGCGGCGGGGCGACCGGCCCCGACCCTGGCGTCGGTGCGTTTTGCCGACAGTACCCTGAAATCGGTGATCAAGGACATCAACCTGACCGAGGTCCGGGTGCTGGCCAAGCGGGATCAGGCGTTTCCGGGCATTCTCGACCAGGCGGTGATCGACATTGAGATCGGTGACGGTCAGATGGCGCGGCTCAATGGCTACGTGCACCAGTTGCAGGCGGTCGACAAACGCCAGGACACCGATTTTGTCAGTGTCACCATCCGCTTCGTCGACGAGGATCCGCAGAAACTGGAAGATCTGTCCCGCTTCGTGGCCCGGTTCCGGGCCAGCAATCGCTAGCCTTCCGCCTCGGTTCGTTCCGGCACCCGCTCGACCAGGCGTTCGCGCGGGAAATGACAGATGAACTCGCTGCCCTCGCCAATGTGGCTGCGAATCTCCAGGGTGCCGTCGTGGTTCAGCAGCACGTGCTTGACGATGGCCAGGCCCAGGCCGGTGCCGCCGGTGTCCTTGTGCCGGCTCGGATCGGCCCGGTAGAAGCGCTCGGTCAGCCGGGGAATGTGGATGGGGTCGATGCCGATGCCGGTGTCCTTGACCGACAGGTGCGCGCCCTCCCGGTTGGTGCTCCAGGTCACGGTGATGCGGCCCCGGGCCGGGGTGTATTTCACCGCGTTAAACACCAGGTTGGAGAAGGCGCTGCGCAACTGGCTCTCGTCGCCCCGCAGCAACCGGTGGTCGTTCACCTGAATGCTCAGTTCGTGCTGCTGGTCGCCGCTCAGGGCGCGGGCGTCGTGGCAGATCTGGCCGAGCAGGGTTTCGACATCGGTGGGGTTGTCATGGACCGTCTGCTCGCCGGTCTCGATCCGGGATAACAGGATCAGGTCGGTAATCAGCGCCTCCATCCGTGACGACTGGGCCGACATGGTGTTGATCGCCCGGCGCCATTTGGCTGGCAGCTCGTCGGCGTTGTCGACCAGGGTTTCCAGGTAACCGCTGATCACCGTCAGGGGCGTGCGCATCTCGTGTGACACGTTGCCGACAAAGTCCCGCCGCATCTGTTCCAACTGGTACAACCGGGTCACGTCTTTGGCCACGATCAGACGGTCGTCATCGCCGAACAGGCTGATCTGGATCTGCAGGCGGAGGTGGGGCTTGGCCGGTGAGTGCAGCTCCAGCGGCTCGCGGTAGTCCCGGGAGTCGAAGTAGTGTTTGAACGCCGGAGTCCGGATCAGGTTGTGGATGTACTGGCCCCGGTCGGTGTTGCGCCGGAATCCGAGCAGGTGTTCGGCGGAGCCGTTCCACCACTCCATGGCGCCCTTGCTGTCGGTCATGATCACGCCATCGCGCATGGCGTTGGTGGATTCCTGGACCCGGTTGATCTGGGCCCGCAGCCGGTCCTGGGTGTGCAGATGGGTCTGGTGCAGCTTGTGCAGGTTGTCGAAGATGTCGCCCCACAGGCCCACGCTCTGGGGCGCCTCATCCGGGGCGCTGGGGTTGGCCAGCCACTTGTACAGGCGGCGGGCCTGCACCAGGGTCCACCAGAGGTAGATCACCAGCCCCAGGGTGAGCCCGTACAGGGGCTCGCCAAAATAGAGGCCGACGACCGTGAAGCCGATCAGGCCACCAATGATGATGCGGAGGTACCGCGACCAGTTGTGCTGCATCCAACGCTGCCTTGTTCTGTGTGCGGAGCCGATGCCCGGGCCGCGGTTAGGCGGCCTTCGTTGAGAACCGGTAGCCGGTACCCCTCACCGTCTGGATCAGG harbors:
- a CDS encoding pseudouridine synthase, with the protein product MPRLDQFIAASTVLSRKDAKRAIGTGRVRVDGQVCKLANTHIADNAEVMLDNQRCALPGDRYLMLNKPAGVVSATRDSDHPTALDLLPAELTRDLHIAGRLDADTTGLLLLTTDGQWSHRVTAPRIACPKTYRVTLSEALADQAVQDLQAGVELRNDPTPTRPAQVRVVSERQIELTISEGRYHQVKRMLAAVGNHVTGLHRLSIGAIALDPELAPGQYRALTAEEIASVG
- a CDS encoding metal-dependent hydrolase, producing MDSITQVALGASLAGAVAGKTLGRTALVIGAGLGTLPDLDVIIDYGSAVANFTQHRGFSHSLFILVPLAVLLAWLLWRWRPQLSFPRWLTLTALVLVTHPLLDSFTTYGTQLFWPLGPPVALSSIFIIDPLYTLPLIVGCLVFLVRPPARRALVTGLALSTLYLGWTLSAQQVVTERIKPALVEAGLEAPRLLVQPMPFNTVLWRATALTEDQHVEIVTGVFEGDTPLSLEFLPRDPDLARAVSGFPEAQRLDWFTRGFLNYRLNNGEVMATDIRLGIPGAHPFTFVLAEERNGRLQPVTSERTARPPVNPEALGLLWSRLTGATPALCLASLATPAPGQRC
- a CDS encoding lytic murein transglycosylase, whose product is MLTRFAWILPRRSTAFRLSFTCLLTTLSLPVLAQESAATTDSEAFQECKIRLQERAVNAGVSAETASTVMASVEHLDRVIELDRRQPEFTTTFADYLNRRVNIPRIFMGRALLQQHEELLARVTAETGVPAPYLVAFWGLETNFGSYFGKMSVPSALTTLACDPRRSGFFTEQLVAALRIIDEGAIPADQMEGSWAGAMGHVQFMPTVFLKHAVDADGDGRRDLWNSLPDAMMSAGKFLESMGWDPDYRWGREVLLPDGFNYALADGRRLPLSEWRELGITDAFGKELADEPIDAALVVPAGHQGPAFLAYDNFKVIMGWNRSEFYAIAVGHLADRVAGAGGLQNPPPEDVPALSRAAILQLQQTLNQRGYDSGKPDGIMGPGTRSAIRQFQASAGLVADGYPGEGVLDRLGVSPGQ
- a CDS encoding response regulator, producing the protein MATLKALVVDDASFVRDLVKRTVRQRFPVIETTDAQNGRRAQSLMSRTAFDLVLCDWEMPEMSGLELLRWMRQQPQYQKVPFIMITSRGDKDHVIEAVQEGVSEYLGKPFSPEGLSKKIIKVMGARLKQAMDRSGKSLASPAEAFKESAALLTQKREPAAEPSARPEPASPGVARAAKPARSAAGRPAPTLASVRFADSTLKSVIKDINLTEVRVLAKRDQAFPGILDQAVIDIEIGDGQMARLNGYVHQLQAVDKRQDTDFVSVTIRFVDEDPQKLEDLSRFVARFRASNR
- the phoR gene encoding phosphate regulon sensor histidine kinase PhoR, whose product is MQHNWSRYLRIIIGGLIGFTVVGLYFGEPLYGLTLGLVIYLWWTLVQARRLYKWLANPSAPDEAPQSVGLWGDIFDNLHKLHQTHLHTQDRLRAQINRVQESTNAMRDGVIMTDSKGAMEWWNGSAEHLLGFRRNTDRGQYIHNLIRTPAFKHYFDSRDYREPLELHSPAKPHLRLQIQISLFGDDDRLIVAKDVTRLYQLEQMRRDFVGNVSHEMRTPLTVISGYLETLVDNADELPAKWRRAINTMSAQSSRMEALITDLILLSRIETGEQTVHDNPTDVETLLGQICHDARALSGDQQHELSIQVNDHRLLRGDESQLRSAFSNLVFNAVKYTPARGRITVTWSTNREGAHLSVKDTGIGIDPIHIPRLTERFYRADPSRHKDTGGTGLGLAIVKHVLLNHDGTLEIRSHIGEGSEFICHFPRERLVERVPERTEAEG